The genome window ACATTATGAGCATATGCCAAAAAGGCCATCCCCCCTTGAATAAAGGAGGATGACCTTGGTGTACATCATGCTACGAAATTACATATAAATATCAACGATTGTGCGCTCAGTCGCACTGCGTGCCTGTCTGAACTCATCAAGCGAGATGCAAACCCCGCCCTGACGGTAACGGTTCGCTGTACGCTCGGTACGAATGTCCTTGCCATTCACCGCTACACGACTCACAGCACCTTCGTTCAAGTGATAGATAAACGTCACTGGCTCACCTGCATACTCGAATTCGAATTGCATGCCGTTCAGCTCAGCTGGCAATACCGGGTCAATGACCAGATCGCCGCCCTCTTGACGAATGCCAAGCGCATTGGAGATCAGCTGGTTCATGTAGATTCCAGGGCCGCTGGAGTAGATTCTCCATCCGCCTTTCACTTGTACAGTCCCTTTACGAAGCTGGTCGAAATGCTCCTGTGCCTCGTAACGCGTATTGAACTTGCCGTCGGAACTACTGAAGTACGAGTTCGCTTGACGAATCTCCGCGTTAGGCACAACCTCTCCGATGCCAACCGGGTTGATCATCGCAAGACCATTCCACACCTGATCTGTCTTGCCGAGCTTCGCCATCGCTTCCACGTAACGGATATGGGCGTGTACATATTGCAAACCAATCTCACGTCCGAAGTTGGATGCTTGCTCTGCACGTTTGAAGTGTGTGCTTACACCGCCAGCATATTGAGCCGGACGATTCATCAGACGCACGCCATCCGGGCACAGGAACTGTCCACGGATCAATGCGTAATGCGATTCTGCTTGCTCCGCATTCAGCAATTCACCGATCATGCTGCGCGTCATTGGCAACAGGCGATATTGAATGCCTGTCTCTGTGTCCGTTGGATGAAGCATCAGCTTCGCTTGGTCGGCTTCTTCCATGTACACAAAGCCCGGAATCACATCTGTGCCCAGCATGTAACGGTTAAAGTCCTCACGAATGCCTTGTGCGAGTACGTCAAGCTCCTTCGCAAAGTCTGCATCCTTGAATTTCAGCGCTTGCGAGAGCACATTCACGGACTGATACGTCAATGCCACAGTCCAACTGCTCACCATGTATTGCTTCAGCTGTGCATTGGCTGGTTGGAGCGTATCATCCCAGTCTCCATCTCCGTAGGAAGACAGGAACGTATCGTGCAGGAAGTGCGAACGGATATATTCGATCTCTTTTTTCGCGTGATCCAGTACCGTTGCCGTCTCTTCCGTGAAGCCGAAGCTATGTTTAACGGTATATGGTACTTTCTCATCCAGGATTGCATAATCGCGAGTTGCTGTCAGATAATCCGCCAGCACTTTCAGCGGCCATACGATGATATCGCCATGGCTTTCTTCCTGTTGAATTGCAAAGTATTTATCAAACATGAACCATTGCGGCCAGTTGCCATCATCTTCGTATTGGTGAGTATAGACCATTTTAATGATATCGCGAACTTGCTCATATTTTTGCGTTGCCATAAAGTACTCCACCGGACCTTGGCATACATCACGTGTACCCCAAGCCGCGCCGCCATACTGCTCCAAACCGTGAGGCACGGAGTAGTGAACCAGCATGTTGTGGGTGTACCACCAAGCCAGCGCATTTACTTTGAACAGATCCTCTGCACTCTGACCTTCTCCACGGGACAAACGGAACCCGTTCATCACACCTGCGAAGAACTCGCGATATGCCTGCACTTCCTCTTCAAAAGTCAGACTTGAGCTTGCTGCCGCGCCGCTATCCGCTTGACCTTCCAACACCCCTTGTACCTTCAGCGTCCATTCAGTACTCGCTTCCAGACTAAGTGTAACCAGCGATGCGGAACCACTGCGGATACCACTTGCCAGCAACGTCTCGTCACCTACATTGACAGCTGCGCCATCCACCGACATACGGTATTGCAGATCCGGATACGTTCCGGCACTAATCGCTTGTGGGTCAGCTTTGAAGATCAACGTATCGCCATCCTGCGTCATATGCAGCGGATACTCGTATTCATTCACATTCATCGTAATCTGGTTCGTTACCAGGTAACGGTATGCCTTACCACTTGTGGAGCATACGTTCATGCTTACTTCCGTCGAATGTGCACCTGTGTAATTGGTCACGATGATCGTGTCGGATTCGGTTTTGTAGAT of Paenibacillus sp. FSL R5-0517 contains these proteins:
- a CDS encoding cellobiose phosphorylase, which codes for MTTMINEPIRLNAGELSFTFLNSGDLYQATSGTTMLNQLLSNQIDGSLNNLYLRVHEGENISSFPLLGVRSNSKVITSKAQSNNQLIWKGTVQPKGSEQGIGYQVVFTATPQGVWFWDVKLTGQQQNVDVVYGQDVGLADPGAVRSNEAYLSQYIDHTVFQDEAKGYVVCSRQNQPQGGAFPYMQQGSLTKAIGYSTDGFQFFGLSYKETNQPESLNRPTLANETYQYEFAYTALQSELLNLNGEAQVVFYGLAKPNHAEGISALEFGDEVTAAWNEVQALTVENGDVLEQVKLSSFLGEPLVTLDLTQDEIHDLFPDRHQEEHNGEELLSFFTGSYEHIVLKAKELLVERPHGHILMSGGNVQLGAQVITTTSYMYGIFNSQLVIGNTNFNKMISNARNALNVPKTAGQRIYVEMDGQYRLLTMPSLFEIGFNYARWIYKTESDTIIVTNYTGAHSTEVSMNVCSTSGKAYRYLVTNQITMNVNEYEYPLHMTQDGDTLIFKADPQAISAGTYPDLQYRMSVDGAAVNVGDETLLASGIRSGSASLVTLSLEASTEWTLKVQGVLEGQADSGAAASSSLTFEEEVQAYREFFAGVMNGFRLSRGEGQSAEDLFKVNALAWWYTHNMLVHYSVPHGLEQYGGAAWGTRDVCQGPVEYFMATQKYEQVRDIIKMVYTHQYEDDGNWPQWFMFDKYFAIQQEESHGDIIVWPLKVLADYLTATRDYAILDEKVPYTVKHSFGFTEETATVLDHAKKEIEYIRSHFLHDTFLSSYGDGDWDDTLQPANAQLKQYMVSSWTVALTYQSVNVLSQALKFKDADFAKELDVLAQGIREDFNRYMLGTDVIPGFVYMEEADQAKLMLHPTDTETGIQYRLLPMTRSMIGELLNAEQAESHYALIRGQFLCPDGVRLMNRPAQYAGGVSTHFKRAEQASNFGREIGLQYVHAHIRYVEAMAKLGKTDQVWNGLAMINPVGIGEVVPNAEIRQANSYFSSSDGKFNTRYEAQEHFDQLRKGTVQVKGGWRIYSSGPGIYMNQLISNALGIRQEGGDLVIDPVLPAELNGMQFEFEYAGEPVTFIYHLNEGAVSRVAVNGKDIRTERTANRYRQGGVCISLDEFRQARSATERTIVDIYM